One Coffea eugenioides isolate CCC68of chromosome 2, Ceug_1.0, whole genome shotgun sequence genomic window, ACAATACCCACTTAGACTAGATCCCACAACTCGGTAAGGACCCTCCCATTTCGGACCTAATTTCCCTTGTGGTTCTGCTCGGCTGACCGAGTTTTTTCTAAGCACCAAGTCTCCTGGCAGGAATCGCCGATGCTTGACGCGGGCATTGTAGTAGTGGGCCAGGGTGTTCTTGTAGGAAGCAATCCGAGCTGAGGCAATGTCCCTTTTCTCGTCGACGAGGTCGAGATCCAACTGTCTCTCTTCTTCGTTCACCTCGGCTACATAGGCTGTCAGCCGAGGATTGGGTGTAAGGATCTCAGCAGGGATGACAGCCTCAGCTCCATAGGTCAAGGAGAAGGGCTTCTCTTGCGTGGAAGACCTCGGCGTTGTCCGATATGACCACAGAACACTGGGGAGTTCCTCAACCCAAGACGATCCAACTCGGTGCAGTCGGGTCTTGAGGCCATGCAAGAGAGTTCGGTTGAAATTTTTCGCCTGACCATTGGCCTGAGGGTGGCCTACCGAAGTGAAGTGTTGTTTGATGCCGAGGTTCTCACACCAAGTCTTAAATGGGTTCTCGGCAAACTGTCTTCCATTGTCCGAGATGATGATCTGAGGTATGCCGAAGCGGCAGATAATgcatttccaaaagaatttttaaATGGCCAGCCATGTGATGGTCCGTAGGGGCTCGGCTTCAACCCACTTAGTGAAATAATCCACAGCGGTTACCAGGAAGGTATAGCCCCCGACCGCTTTAGGGAAAGGACCGATGATGTCTGTCGCCCATTGCTCAAACGGCCAGGATGAGGTGATTGGAACCATGAAATTCGAGGGTTGGTGAAGCTCAGGGGCGTGGGCTTGGCAGGATGGGCAACTGAGAACAAGATTTTGGGCATCTTGTCGAATGGAAGGCCAGAAATATCCAAGAAGTAAGGTCTTCCTGGCTAACATCCTGTGGCCGACGTGAGCTCCGCACAAGCCTTCGTGTATCTCATGGAGGACCTAGCGTCCTGCCTCGGGTGTAACGCACCTCAGCCAGGGGCCAAAGTATGAGCGTTTATACGGTTCTCCATCGCGGAGCGCGTACCGAGCAGATTTGCGTTGTATTTTCCTTGCCTCGACTCGGTCCTCGGGGAGGATCCCCTGCCTTAAAAAAAGGATGAACGGGTTCATCCAAGTATCTTCCGAGTGCACGGGGCAGGCCACCTCTTCCATGTATCCCAACTCGCTCAGCACTTCCACCAAGATGGTCTTGTTGAGGTCAGAGAATGAGGTGGAAGCCAGCCCGGATAAGGCGTCAGCCCGCCTATTCTGGGAGCTGGGGATTTTTTGGATCTCGAAAGACTCGAAGTACGCGATGAGTTGGTGGACTTTGGATAGATACCGTTGCATTGTTTCGTCCTTGGCCTCATACTCACCAAGGACTTGGCAGACTACGAGTTGGGAGTCGCTGCGGACGTGGATCCGCTGTGCACCAAGCCTGCGGGCTAATTGGAGCCCCGCAATCAAGGCCTCATACTCGGCCTCATTGTTGGTGGCCGGGAAGTCAAAGCGGAGGGCGTATGAGCACACTTCTCCCTAGGGGCCCTCTAGGAGCAGTCCTGCTCCACTTCCATCCCCATTAGAGGATCCGTCCACATACAACATCCACAGGTGTGTGGTGGACACTTCGGCAATGGCGGAAATGGAGTCTCGACCTTCCGTGAAGgtgagctcggccaagaagtcGTCTAAGGCTTGAGCTTTTATGGCGGTGCGCGGCTCATACGACAGGTCGTACTCCCCCAACTCAACGGCCCACTTGGTGAGGCGCCCGCAGGCCTCGGGCCGCACCAGTATCTGTCGGAGAGGCTGGTCGGTCCTGACGGAGATGGGATgagctaagaaatagggtttCAACCGCCGGGCGGCGTGAACTAGTCCTAGCACAAGTTTTTTCACTTGAGTGTATCGAGTCTCCGGCCCACGGAGAACTCGGCTGACATAGTAAACTGGCACTTGGGTGCCCTCATCCCGGATAAGAACAGCGCTGACAGCCTCGTCGGCTGCggagaggtagaggtagagctTCTCCTCGGGCCGAGGTGAAGCGAGAGTGGGTAGGTGATGGAGGTATTGCTTCAGCTTGTCGAAAGCAGCCTGGCACTCTTCCGTCCAGGCAAACTGATCAGCCTTCTTGAGCACCTTAAAGAAGGGCAGAGCTTTCTCAGCTGATTGGGACAGGAAGCGATTCAGCGCGGCCAGGCGTCCATTCAGCCGTTGGACTTCTCGGATGTTCCGAGGTGGGGACATGTCCTGAATGGCCTTGACCTTGTCGGGGTTGGCCTCGATTCCCCGGTGGGAAACCAGATACCCCAAGAATTTTTTCGAGGTGACGCCGAAGACGCACTTCTTGGGGGTTTAACTTCATCCTCGAGTCTCGCAAGACACCAAAGACTTCCCTCACGTCTGACAGAAAGGATGAAGTGGCGAGACTTTTGACGAGGATGTCATCCACATAGGCCTCCACATTGCGGCTTATCTGATTCTTGAAGAGTCGGTTGATCAGCCTTTGGTAGGTCGCCCCGGCGTTCTTTAGCCCGAAGGGCATGGTAGTGTAACAATAAGTACCTCGGTTGGTGTAGAACGCCGTTTTCTCTTGGTCCTCCTCACTCATTCCTATTTGATGATACCCTTTGTAGGCATCTAGGAAGCAGAGGACTACATACCCCATCGCCGAGTCGACGAGGGCGTCTATCCTCGGCAGAGgatagcaatctttggggcaggcCTTGTTGAGGTCGGTGAAATCTACACACATTCTCCATCCACCGGTGTCCTTTTTGACCATGACTGGGTTGGACAGCCAAGTGGGATATTGGACCTCGTGGATCATTTCGGCCGGCAAGAGCTTGTCGACCTCATCCAATATGGCCTTGCTACGTTCGGGGCCGAAGTGCCTTGGTTTTTGCCGCACAGGTCGGGCCTGTGGGTTAACGTTGAGTTGGTGAGTCATGAGCTCGGGTAGCACTCCGACCACTTCATCTGCGGACCACGCGAAGACGTCTTGGTGGTCCTTGATCAGGGagatcatttcttctttcagggGTGAGGGGAGTCCGGCCCCTACTTGGACCACTTGGTCAGGTTTCGCCTCATCCAAGACCACTTGTTCCACCTCATCCCCGGGCTCAAGCCTGTTGGGCTCTCCTGCCCTCTGAGGGTCGACGCAGTCTATGGAGAGGACCGCGGGCCTCTTTTCTTCTGACCTCGACGAGAGCCGGGGTGTGACTGCTGCTTGAATGGTAGCGAGGTAGCATTCTCGGGCGGCGCCCACATCGctgctcacctcggccaccccctCAGGTGTTGGGAACTTAAAGCTTAGGTGATAGGTGGAGTATACGGCTCTCAAGGCGTTGAGCGTGGGCCGACCTATCAGCATGTTATAGGGGGAGTCTGCTTTGACCACTGCAAAACTGACAGGCACGGTTCGGCAGCGTGGATGTCGCCCGATTGTTACCATCAGGGTCACCATGCCCTCAGGGTGGACGACGTGTCCCCCGAATCCAACGAGGGGAGTTCTGACAGGAGTGAGTTGCTCCCTGGTCAGTTTCAAACTCTCAAAAGTTCGGTAGTACAAGACGTCTGCCGAGCTTCCGGGGTCAACATAGACCTTTTTGACTATGTAGTTGTTGGTGAGGATCTCAATCACGAGGGCCTCATGGTTGCTGGAAGCGGCGGGGACGGGGTCAGTGGGACCATAGGTGATGACCTCGGACAACCGAGAGCTCGGCTCGGCCACCTCCATCCCGGCCTGGCGGTAGGTCCGCTTCCGGGAGTTCTGGCTGTCTCCTCCCGTTGGTCCTCCCGCGATCGTGTTGATCACCACGGCGATGTTGGGGCCGTAGCCCGGTGATCCGTCACGTGGAGGCTGCTTGTCCTCCCTACGATCCTCGGGACCTTGGCAGTGCATGCTCGTGTCCCGCCTGTCATCTCGGCGGGGGCCCCAGTTCTCCCGGTGGGAGACGCTTCGGTTGAAGCCTCCATCCTTGCGGACGAATTGCTTCAGGTACCCTTGCCGGATCAAATTCTCGATCTCTCACTTCAGATCGTTGCAGTCTTCAGTCCCGTGCCCAACATCCCGGTGGTAGGCACAATAGAGGTTTGAGTTCCTCTTATCTCTCCTTCCCGGAATTTCAGGAGGGTTTCGGTCGAGGTGATTCTGCCTCATCACAGCCAGGACATGGGTCCGGCTGGAATTGAGGGGTGTCATCTCGGCGTCCGAGGTGGACGACCTTCCTTTTACGATCCGGTCGAAGACACTTCGGCGGCCTCGGAACTGAGTCGACGAGCCACTGGGGCCTTGTTCGACTCGGCCGGCGTCTTTTTTCCTCCGGGAATCTTGCCCGGTACGAGCCGCTTGAGCCTCTCGCTTCATGCGGTTTAGATCTTCACTTCGGATTCCCTGATCTACTCGATCCCAGAGTTCCCGAAGTGTGTGGGGGTAATCCCGGTGTATCTCAGTATTGAAGATTCCCGCGATCAGCCCATTGGTGAAGGCAGCTATGGTTACCTGCTCATGCTGAACAGGTATCTGCACGTTCTCCTCATTGAACCTCTGCACGTAGGAGCGCAGTGACTCGCCGGGGGCTTGCTGCAGGTTCAAGAGGTAGGCTGAAGTCTTCGTAATCGGACGAGATGATACAAAGCGGTGAATGAACCGATCAATCAACTCATCGAGTGAGGAAATGCTCCTCGGTTCTAAACCCCAGAACCACTTTCGGGCCGTGCCCTGCAGGAAAATGGGGAAAGCTCGGCAAATTACTGCGTCGGGGACGCAATAGAGCCGAAAAGCGGAGAGGAAGGCGCGGAGGTGATTCTCGGGGTCACCTCGGCCATCGTAGGAACGCAGGGCGGGAAGTTTAAAGTTTGGGGGGACCATCTCCCCATTGATGTCATTCGTGAAGGGCGGTGCCCTCAGATATTCGGCTGCTAAGCCTCCGGGACGCCGAGGTGGGTCCTCAGCTCGTTTTCCCAGTAGGCCCCGGGAAAACGCCCGGAAAATGGAAGCGATCTTAGACGTCGCCTTGGAAGGGGCGCGTCTGGAAGTGCTCCGAGAGTGGTGCCCCTCATCGGAGTCTTCGCCGGAAGGCACTTCAGGGGACTTCGTCGGTCTCCTCTTGGAGGATTCAGCTTTTTCTTTCCCCTGCCTCTTGAAGTACCTCCCCAGTTCTTCGAAAATGTTTGGGTTATCAGCCACGAattcggccatcttggcgatGGCGTCTTCGTTGTTGGGCTGGGTCCTTGGGGACCCTTGTTCTTCAGAAATACGATCTTGCTGGGCTCCTGATGTTTGCCCAGCCCCGGTTGAGGTGACTCTTCCACTTCTGGAGCGCGTGGATCTCATTTTAGCAGTAAtctcgttcccacagacggcgccaattgaagaggtgatttttgatGGGTAGTTGAACTGACCAAAATCAGGCTCctctgagatgaagtgatgTGTATTCTCgtgtccgaagtgaatggcggggcttctcccctgggatcactccgacgatcaagttagtatgagaacgagagaaAAGCAGTAGTATTGTCAAATGAATAGTATGCTTACTTGCGAAATGTACaggaggggtatttatagagtgGGAGTGGAGGTCAGGGCGGAGGGTTCATGCTGGTGGGACCCACGTCCCGACATTACGGCTCTGTTCCCTGCCAGGAggcctgactctgacactgtagccgcctgggCTGGATGACGGGGGTCCTGCGCAGTANNNNNNNNNNNNNNNNNNNNNNNNNNNNNNNNNNNNNNNNNNNNNNNNNNNNNNNNNNNNNNNNNNNNNNNNNNNNNNNNNNNNNNNNNNNNNNNNNNNNNNNNNNNNNNNNNNNNNNNNNNNNNNNNNNNNNNNNNNNNNNNNNNNNNNNNNNNNNNNNNNNNNNNNNNNNNNNNNNNNNNNNNNNNNNNNNNNNNNNNNNNNNNNNNNNNNNNNNNNNNNNNNNNNNNNNNNNNNNNNNNNNNNNNNNNNNNNNNNNNNNNNNNNNNNNNNNNNNNNNNNNNNNNNNNNNNNNNNNNNNNNNNNNNNNNNNNNNNNNNNNNNNNNNNNNNNNNNNNNNNNNNNNNNNNNNNNNNNNNNNNNNNNNNNNNNNNNNNNNNNNNNNNNNNNNNNNNNNNNNNNNNNNNNNNNNNNNNNNNNNNNNNNNNNNNNNNNNNNNNNNNNNNNNNNNNNNNNNNNNNNNNNNNNNNNNNNNNNNNNNNNNNNNNNNNNNNNNNNNNNNNNNNNNNNNNNNNNNNNNNNNNNNNNNNNNNNNNNNNNNNNNNNNNNNNNNNNNNNNNNNNNNNNNNNNNNNNNNNNNNNNNNNNNNNNNNNNNNNNNNNNNNNNNNNNNNNNNNNNNNNNNNNNNNNNNNNNNNNNNNNNNNNNNNNNNNNNNNNNNNNNNNNNNNNNNNNNNNNNNNNNNNNNNNNNNNNNNNNNNNNNNNNNNNNNNNNNNNNNNNNNNNNNNNNNNNNNNNNNNNNNNNNNNNNNNNNNNNNNNNNNNNNNNNNNNNNNNNNNNNNNNNNNNNNNNNNNNNNNNNNNNNNNNNNNNNNNNNNNNNNNNNNNNNNNNNNNNNNNNNNNNNNNNNNNNNNNNNNNNNNNNNNNNNNNNNNNNNNNNNNNNNNNNNNNNNNNNNNNNNNNNNNNNNNNNNNNNNNNNNNNNNNNNNNNNNNNNNNNNNNNNNNNNNNNNNNNNNNNNNNNNNNNNNNNNNNNNNNNNNNNNNNNNNNNNNNNNNNNNNNNNNNNNNNNNNNNNNNNNNNNNNNNNNNNNNNNNNNNNNNNNNNNNNNNNNNNNNNNNNNNNNNNNNNNNNNNNNNNNNNNNNNNNNNNNNNNNNNNNNNNNNNNNNNNNNNNNNNNNNNNNNNNNNNNNNNNNNNNNNNNNNNNNNNNNNNNNNNNNNNNNNNNNNNNNNNNNNNNNNNNNNNNNNNNNNNNNNNNNNNNNNNNNNNNNNNNNNNNNNNNNNNNNNNNNNNNNNNNNNNNNNNNNNNNNNNNNNNNNNNNNNNNNNNNNNNNNNNNNNNNNNNNNNNNNNNNNNNNNNNNNNNNNNNNNNNNNNNNNNNNNNNNNNNNNNNNNNNNNNNNNNNNNNNNNNNNNNNNNNNNNNNNNNNNNNNNNNNNNNNNNNNNNNNNNNNNNNNNNNNNNNNNNNNNNNNNNNNNNNNNNNNN contains:
- the LOC113762169 gene encoding uncharacterized protein LOC113762169; protein product: MAEFVADNPNIFEELGRYFKRQGKEKAESSKRRPTKSPEVPSGEDSDEGHHSRSTSRRAPSKATSKIASIFRAFSRGLLGKRAEDPPRRPGGLAAEYLRAPPFTNDINGEMVPPNFKLPALRSYDGRGDPENHLRAFLSAFRLYCVPDAVICRAFPIFLQGTARKWFWGLEPRSISSLDELIDRFIHRFVSSRPITKTSAYLLNLQQAPGESLRSYVQRFNEENVQIPVQHEQVTIAAFTNGLIAGIFNTEIHRDYPHTLRELWDRVDQGIRSEDLNRMKREAQAARTGQDSRRKKDAGRVEQGPSGSSTQFRGRRSVFDRIVKGRSSTSDAEMTPLNSSRTHVLAVMRQNHLDRNPPEIPGRRDKRNSNLYCAYHRDVGHGTEDCNDLK